One Bartonella kosoyi DNA segment encodes these proteins:
- a CDS encoding 23S rRNA (adenine(2030)-N(6))-methyltransferase RlmJ — MNYRHIYHAGNFADVFKHIIVMRIVEYLKRKEKAFRVIDTHAGIGIYDLSSLEAHKTGEWREGVQRIFSTPIPEDLRALLYPWCDIIDTLNKGEKEIVFYPGSPVLIRQLLRKQDRLTAIELHNEDYHILAKNFAGDYQTKVLHLDGWLSLNAHLPPKEKRGFILVDPPFEKTGEFSRLIEGLMKAYRRFSAGIYALWYPVKHDKEIESFLDTLYKTGIPKILQLEMRIRKKSSSPTMNGSGMIIINPPYLLENEIKKLSPFLINCLGQDENAQITHKWLQKEHLN, encoded by the coding sequence ATGAATTATCGGCATATTTACCATGCTGGCAATTTTGCTGATGTTTTTAAACACATTATTGTCATGCGTATTGTAGAGTATCTCAAACGTAAAGAAAAAGCTTTTCGCGTTATAGATACCCATGCTGGTATTGGTATTTATGACCTCTCTTCTTTAGAAGCCCATAAAACAGGAGAATGGCGCGAAGGTGTGCAACGAATTTTTTCAACGCCGATCCCTGAAGATTTGAGAGCTCTGCTTTATCCATGGTGTGATATCATTGATACCCTCAATAAAGGGGAAAAAGAAATTGTATTTTATCCTGGGTCTCCTGTTCTTATTCGTCAATTATTACGGAAACAAGATCGCCTCACCGCAATAGAATTGCACAATGAAGATTATCATATTTTAGCAAAAAATTTTGCTGGCGATTATCAAACAAAAGTTCTGCATTTGGATGGTTGGCTTTCCTTAAATGCTCATTTACCACCAAAAGAAAAACGCGGGTTTATCCTTGTGGACCCTCCCTTTGAAAAAACTGGAGAATTTTCCCGCCTTATTGAGGGATTAATGAAAGCCTATCGCCGTTTTTCTGCAGGAATCTATGCTTTATGGTATCCTGTTAAACATGATAAAGAAATTGAAAGTTTTCTTGATACGCTTTACAAAACAGGGATTCCTAAAATTTTACAGCTTGAAATGCGTATCCGAAAAAAATCAAGTTCACCAACAATGAATGGAAGTGGAATGATTATTATCAACCCTCCCTACCTTTTGGAAAACGAAATTAAAAAACTCAGTCCCTTTCTTATCAATTGTCTTGGACAAGATGAAAATGCTCAAATAACGCACAAGTGGCTTCAAAAAGAACATTTAAATTAG
- the tatA gene encoding twin-arginine translocase TatA/TatE family subunit gives MGNIFSPTHLIIILLLILLLFGRGKVSELMGDVAKGIKAFKKNMKEEEESIEDKVEITDTSQVISGESQQYQPLSVKHVATRRKTPSHSKRGKASVAKKQRVK, from the coding sequence ATGGGTAATATTTTTTCACCGACACATTTAATTATAATTTTATTGCTTATTTTATTGCTTTTCGGGCGTGGTAAAGTTTCTGAATTAATGGGCGATGTTGCTAAGGGAATTAAAGCTTTTAAAAAGAATATGAAGGAAGAAGAGGAGAGCATTGAGGATAAGGTTGAAATAACTGATACTTCTCAAGTAATTAGTGGAGAATCTCAACAATATCAGCCATTATCGGTAAAACATGTAGCAACACGCAGAAAGACTCCCTCTCACTCTAAAAGAGGAAAGGCATCTGTTGCTAAAAAACAGCGTGTCAAATAA
- a CDS encoding twin-arginine translocase subunit TatB produces the protein MFGIDGPELVVILLVLIIVVGPKDLPKILKTIARVRAYMHSTANELRHQFDDVIKQIESDDLQKTCSDMNDSSEKLAETFDPTQNTLEDIHDNWDVKTTHHKSKKDKEILECDQKVIKKDRTVSRASHHLESISIASKDKKDVS, from the coding sequence ATGTTTGGGATTGATGGACCAGAGCTTGTCGTGATCTTACTTGTTCTCATCATTGTCGTTGGACCGAAAGATTTACCTAAAATACTCAAGACAATCGCAAGGGTAAGAGCTTATATGCATTCAACAGCAAATGAACTTCGTCACCAGTTTGATGATGTAATAAAACAAATTGAGAGCGATGATTTGCAAAAAACATGTTCGGATATGAACGATTCAAGCGAGAAGTTGGCAGAAACTTTTGATCCCACTCAAAATACATTAGAGGATATCCACGATAATTGGGATGTTAAGACAACACACCATAAATCAAAAAAAGATAAAGAAATTTTGGAATGTGATCAAAAGGTAATCAAGAAAGATAGGACAGTCTCTCGTGCTTCTCATCACCTTGAAAGCATTTCTATTGCTTCTAAAGATAAAAAAGATGTCTCATGA
- the tatC gene encoding twin-arginine translocase subunit TatC, whose amino-acid sequence MNVKKDEVDANMAPLLEHFIELRQRIIWVLVAFMIAFMMCFLVKDYILNFLLWPYQWAMKIAGGYPENIRLQSTQVWETFLTKMKLAVFGGIILSFPYTAFQFYSFIAPGLYKNERRAFLPFLIGGPILFCIGGAFVYALLAPIILWFSLSQQFLPDAQLKIEFVVRISDYLGFMTSFILIFGLIFQLPLVISLLTKVRLLTSHDLVSKRKWAILLSFIIAAMITPSDFFTMFAVALPTIALYEVSILMAYGIEKRRKSA is encoded by the coding sequence ATGAATGTAAAAAAAGATGAAGTTGATGCCAATATGGCACCCCTTTTAGAACATTTCATTGAACTTCGTCAGCGAATTATTTGGGTTTTGGTTGCATTTATGATCGCTTTTATGATGTGTTTTCTTGTTAAAGATTATATCTTGAATTTTTTACTATGGCCGTATCAATGGGCAATGAAAATAGCAGGAGGGTATCCTGAGAATATTCGTTTGCAATCAACGCAGGTATGGGAAACTTTTTTAACAAAGATGAAACTTGCTGTTTTTGGAGGAATTATTTTATCTTTTCCCTATACAGCTTTTCAATTCTATAGTTTTATTGCACCAGGGCTTTATAAAAATGAGCGCAGGGCTTTTTTGCCTTTTCTCATTGGTGGTCCTATTTTATTTTGTATTGGAGGAGCGTTTGTTTATGCTCTATTGGCGCCCATAATACTATGGTTTAGCCTTTCTCAACAATTTCTTCCAGATGCTCAATTAAAGATAGAGTTTGTCGTGCGTATTTCTGATTATTTGGGCTTTATGACGTCGTTTATCCTCATTTTTGGTTTGATTTTTCAATTGCCTCTTGTCATCAGTCTTTTAACAAAAGTTAGACTTTTAACGTCCCATGATTTGGTGTCTAAACGAAAATGGGCTATTCTGCTCTCTTTTATTATTGCAGCAATGATAACGCCGTCGGATTTTTTTACGATGTTTGCAGTCGCTTTACCAACGATAGCGCTTTATGAGGTCTCAATTTTAATGGCTTATGGTATAGAAAAGAGAAGAAAATCCGCTTAA
- the serS gene encoding serine--tRNA ligase: MLDIKWIRENPEELDKALVRRGLEPQAERLIQLDLARRSHVAKVQLAQERRNAISKEIGQALATSDQQMAERLRAEVEELKVFLSSATGEEKKLTESLEKILSALPNIPLDDVPEGKDESDNVVIRHFGTPPTFNFTPKEHFDLGQDLKQMNFERASRLSGTRFTVLSGALARLERALGQFMLDVHVNEHGYTEVSVPLLVRDEIVYGAAQLPKFAEDLFQTTDGRWLISTAEVPLTNLVNDEILEISDLPLRFSSLSPCFRSEAGAAGRDTRGMLRQHQFWKVEMVSITSEEQSLIELERMTECAEDILKRLGLPFRTVVLSTGDMGFAARKTYDIEVWLPGQECYREISSCSVCGDFQGRRMNARYRKEGDKKLHFIHSLNGSGTAVGRCLIAVLENYQQADGSIIVPDVLQPYMGGMRCITA, translated from the coding sequence ATGCTTGATATTAAGTGGATTCGCGAAAATCCTGAAGAATTAGATAAAGCGCTCGTAAGGAGAGGCCTTGAGCCACAAGCCGAAAGGTTAATACAACTTGATCTTGCACGCCGATCCCATGTTGCTAAGGTCCAATTGGCACAGGAACGTCGCAATGCGATTTCAAAGGAAATAGGACAAGCTTTAGCTACATCTGATCAGCAAATGGCTGAACGGCTTAGAGCTGAAGTTGAAGAGCTTAAAGTCTTTCTTTCTTCTGCAACAGGGGAAGAAAAAAAGCTGACGGAAAGTCTTGAAAAAATTCTTTCAGCACTTCCCAATATTCCATTGGATGATGTTCCAGAAGGTAAAGATGAAAGTGATAATGTCGTCATTCGACATTTTGGAACACCTCCAACCTTTAATTTTACACCAAAGGAGCATTTTGATCTTGGTCAAGATCTCAAGCAGATGAACTTTGAGCGCGCTAGTCGTTTGTCTGGAACACGTTTTACGGTGCTTTCAGGAGCGTTAGCACGGCTAGAACGAGCATTGGGACAATTTATGCTTGATGTGCATGTTAATGAGCATGGTTATACAGAAGTTTCTGTGCCTCTTCTTGTTCGTGATGAGATTGTTTACGGAGCAGCCCAATTGCCGAAGTTTGCTGAAGATCTCTTTCAGACAACAGATGGCCGATGGCTTATTTCCACAGCAGAAGTGCCATTAACGAACTTGGTCAACGATGAAATTCTTGAAATATCAGATTTGCCACTGCGATTTTCTTCTTTATCTCCCTGTTTTCGTTCAGAGGCGGGAGCTGCTGGTCGTGATACACGCGGTATGTTGCGTCAGCACCAATTTTGGAAGGTAGAAATGGTCTCGATTACCAGTGAAGAGCAGTCTCTCATTGAATTGGAACGTATGACAGAATGTGCAGAAGATATCTTAAAACGACTAGGTCTGCCTTTTCGCACAGTAGTTCTTTCTACGGGGGATATGGGGTTTGCAGCACGTAAAACTTATGACATTGAGGTTTGGCTTCCCGGCCAAGAATGTTATCGTGAAATTTCTAGTTGTTCTGTTTGTGGAGACTTTCAAGGTCGTCGTATGAACGCTCGCTATCGTAAAGAAGGCGATAAAAAATTGCATTTTATTCATAGTCTTAATGGTTCTGGTACGGCTGTTGGCCGTTGTCTTATTGCTGTGCTTGAAAATTATCAACAGGCTGATGGGTCAATTATTGTTCCAGATGTTTTACAACCCTATATGGGAGGCATGCGTTGTATTACTGCTTAA
- a CDS encoding protein-L-isoaspartate(D-aspartate) O-methyltransferase — translation MEQKGILQFREELAALVLKMRSKGIDDVRFFSALEKIPRQQFVSAPWFNSAYDNKVIPIECGEYMERLEEQLLILSALSLKKKHRVLEIGTGTGFCTALMACLSDRVTTVDRYKTLVDLARQKFQSLDIENIVIRQSDGSHNVAGLGSFDRILIWPSRFDEPKEFLELLAENGILIQAIGPDEGVQTVTRYTKIGSRFECLELFQVRYQPFIKGIAERL, via the coding sequence ATGGAGCAAAAGGGTATTTTGCAATTTCGTGAGGAGTTGGCTGCTCTTGTACTGAAAATGCGTAGCAAAGGCATTGATGACGTGCGATTTTTTTCGGCATTAGAGAAAATTCCACGTCAACAATTTGTTTCTGCTCCGTGGTTTAATAGTGCTTATGATAATAAAGTTATTCCTATAGAGTGTGGGGAATATATGGAACGTTTGGAAGAACAGCTCTTGATTCTTTCAGCACTATCATTGAAAAAAAAGCATCGTGTCTTAGAAATTGGTACAGGCACTGGCTTTTGTACTGCTCTTATGGCATGCTTAAGTGATCGTGTTACAACGGTTGATCGTTATAAAACGCTTGTTGATTTAGCACGCCAAAAATTCCAAAGTTTGGATATTGAAAATATTGTTATACGGCAGAGTGATGGAAGTCATAATGTGGCAGGTTTGGGATCATTTGATCGCATTCTTATTTGGCCATCACGTTTTGATGAACCCAAGGAATTTTTAGAACTTTTAGCTGAGAATGGAATTCTCATTCAGGCGATAGGACCTGATGAAGGGGTACAAACGGTGACGCGCTATACAAAAATTGGGAGTCGATTTGAGTGTCTAGAACTGTTTCAAGTGCGTTATCAACCTTTTATTAAAGGTATTGCGGAGAGACTTTAA
- a CDS encoding M23 family metallopeptidase: MCLKALDNIFRHNFQRITFLAVVTIVAGCSSGSQRFSNIVSHHRVSSQSNIANSMSTDPGMLSYGGEMIQSTELPPVEPSDDSWIDDNSPQQDRGAPSNGRIMGAPPRNLGTLSRSQMDSSPIFRQNSYIVQSGDTLLSIARQVGVSVEALKSANGINSNSIYIGQVLVLPSRRALATSKVPSYNDWAVSKAESSFQSQMTSSTKHKKASPIYKAPVTTPLSTQVNRSNSEKNSSQQTMQLNHESDLSSTVTRTDNIKTPQATGISKMRWPVRGRLLSQFGQKKGTIMNRGIDIAVPEGSSVKAAENGVVIYAGDGLKELGNVVMIRHENNIITIYGCNSQLVVNKGQRIRRGDEIAKSGVSGNVKTPRVYFEMRKNSLPVDPLKYLEN; encoded by the coding sequence ATGTGTTTAAAAGCTTTGGATAATATTTTCCGGCATAATTTTCAGAGAATAACTTTTTTAGCGGTGGTAACGATTGTTGCTGGTTGTAGTTCTGGTTCACAACGTTTTTCCAATATTGTCTCTCATCATAGGGTATCATCTCAATCAAATATAGCGAACTCTATGTCTACAGATCCGGGAATGTTATCGTATGGCGGAGAAATGATACAAAGTACTGAATTGCCCCCTGTAGAACCAAGTGATGATTCGTGGATTGATGATAATTCTCCACAGCAAGATAGGGGAGCTCCTTCTAATGGTCGTATTATGGGGGCTCCTCCACGTAACCTTGGAACACTTTCCCGTTCACAAATGGATAGCTCTCCTATTTTTAGGCAGAACTCTTATATTGTCCAGAGTGGAGATACACTCCTAAGTATTGCACGACAAGTAGGGGTTAGTGTTGAGGCGTTAAAATCAGCAAATGGTATAAACAGCAATTCCATTTATATTGGTCAGGTTCTTGTGCTTCCAAGCAGACGTGCATTAGCAACTTCAAAAGTGCCCAGTTATAACGATTGGGCAGTGTCAAAAGCAGAATCTTCATTCCAATCTCAAATGACGTCTTCTACAAAGCATAAGAAAGCTTCACCTATATATAAAGCTCCTGTAACAACGCCACTTTCTACACAGGTGAACAGATCAAATTCTGAAAAAAATTCTTCTCAACAGACGATGCAATTGAACCATGAATCTGATTTATCAAGTACCGTTACACGTACAGATAATATTAAGACGCCGCAAGCCACAGGGATTTCTAAGATGCGTTGGCCGGTACGAGGGCGTTTATTAAGCCAGTTTGGTCAAAAAAAAGGAACCATAATGAATCGAGGAATAGATATTGCTGTACCTGAAGGATCATCGGTAAAGGCAGCGGAAAATGGTGTCGTTATTTACGCGGGAGATGGATTAAAAGAGCTGGGTAATGTTGTTATGATTCGACATGAAAATAATATTATCACTATTTATGGATGTAATAGTCAGCTTGTTGTTAATAAAGGCCAAAGAATAAGACGCGGTGATGAGATTGCGAAGTCGGGTGTTTCAGGAAATGTTAAAACGCCACGTGTTTATTTTGAGATGCGTAAAAATTCGTTACCAGTTGATCCTCTTAAATATTTAGAAAACTAA
- the yajC gene encoding preprotein translocase subunit YajC, translating into MSITNAYAQSAGDVSSGISFVNAIPFILIFAIMYFFAIRPQRAQMKKRQEMLNAVRRGDTVITGGGIIGKVTKVHDESGELEVEIGENMNIRVVRSTLADVRVKGQPIAEKKSKLNAKTKTLQKSKSKKTVRENVSISKEEKTLSKENKENAS; encoded by the coding sequence ATGTCTATTACGAACGCTTATGCTCAAAGTGCAGGCGATGTTTCCAGTGGAATTTCATTTGTTAACGCTATCCCATTCATTTTAATTTTTGCAATTATGTATTTTTTTGCCATTCGCCCACAGCGCGCCCAAATGAAAAAACGGCAGGAGATGCTTAATGCAGTACGTCGTGGTGATACAGTTATAACAGGTGGTGGTATTATCGGCAAGGTTACGAAGGTTCACGACGAGAGTGGAGAACTAGAGGTTGAAATTGGTGAGAATATGAATATTCGTGTTGTTCGTTCAACATTAGCGGATGTCCGTGTTAAAGGTCAGCCGATTGCAGAAAAAAAATCAAAACTTAATGCTAAAACGAAAACGCTACAAAAGTCTAAGTCTAAAAAGACTGTGAGAGAAAATGTGAGTATCTCTAAAGAGGAAAAAACTTTATCAAAAGAAAATAAGGAAAATGCATCTTAA
- a CDS encoding Mth938-like domain-containing protein gives MSDAIQIREAHFPSRAPIDAYGNGGFRFADMSHRGSIICVPSGIYGIDMAEPIPTQGDLSRVLEEENEIEVLLIGTGTELLRLPEELRVLLWEKRISSDTMSTGAAVRTFNVLLAEDRAVAALLFAVE, from the coding sequence ATGTCCGATGCCATTCAAATTCGTGAAGCACATTTTCCGAGTCGTGCGCCTATTGATGCTTATGGAAATGGTGGATTTCGTTTTGCTGATATGTCACATAGAGGTTCTATTATTTGTGTCCCATCAGGAATTTATGGCATTGATATGGCTGAGCCTATTCCCACTCAAGGGGATCTATCTCGTGTTTTAGAAGAGGAAAATGAGATTGAAGTTTTATTAATAGGGACTGGAACTGAATTATTACGATTGCCTGAAGAGTTACGGGTTCTTTTATGGGAAAAGCGTATTTCATCAGATACAATGAGTACAGGAGCAGCGGTGCGTACATTTAATGTTTTATTGGCTGAAGATCGCGCTGTTGCGGCATTATTATTTGCGGTAGAGTAA
- a CDS encoding phytoene/squalene synthase family protein yields the protein MISSLPYCLDILRTIDRDRYISVLFAPKKKRKALAALYAFNAEISRIRESVHNPLIGEIRLRWWYDSIAHSEMQASGSHPILNDLLTAMTLFNLPKTAFLRYCDAQILDLYHNPLETLHDLEHYCCETASIILQLSCQILDPDATQDFTDTYKHGGIAQGLSGVLRLLSFMQSRYHYYLPTDMLQAVGVNRKDLDSHRLSDQQKNRIVEAMVALSRDHYSKFYASSLAIPRALKPAFLPLVIIPASLQKALQLRATIFQESATLSLIHRYWLITRAALSGHFPKIL from the coding sequence ATGATAAGTTCTCTTCCTTATTGTCTTGATATTTTACGTACCATAGATCGTGATCGCTATATATCGGTTTTATTTGCACCTAAAAAAAAGCGCAAAGCGTTGGCTGCTCTCTATGCATTTAATGCTGAGATTTCTCGTATTCGCGAAAGTGTTCATAATCCTCTCATCGGAGAAATACGATTACGCTGGTGGTATGATTCTATCGCGCATAGTGAAATGCAAGCGAGTGGAAGTCATCCAATTTTGAATGATTTATTGACAGCAATGACTCTTTTTAATTTACCTAAGACAGCTTTTTTGCGGTATTGTGATGCACAAATTTTAGATCTTTATCACAACCCACTAGAAACCCTTCATGATCTCGAGCATTATTGTTGTGAGACAGCAAGTATAATTTTACAGCTTTCTTGTCAGATATTAGATCCTGATGCCACACAAGATTTTACAGATACCTATAAACATGGAGGAATTGCTCAAGGACTAAGTGGTGTATTACGCCTTTTATCTTTCATGCAATCACGCTATCACTATTATTTACCTACTGATATGTTGCAGGCTGTAGGGGTGAATAGGAAGGATTTGGATTCTCATCGTCTCAGTGATCAACAAAAGAACCGTATTGTAGAAGCTATGGTCGCATTATCACGCGATCATTATAGCAAATTTTACGCGTCTTCTCTTGCTATACCTAGAGCTCTTAAACCAGCTTTTCTTCCATTGGTCATTATACCGGCTTCTCTTCAAAAGGCTCTACAGCTGAGAGCTACTATTTTTCAAGAAAGTGCAACTTTGTCATTGATACATCGCTATTGGTTGATAACAAGAGCAGCACTAAGCGGTCATTTTCCAAAGATATTATAA
- a CDS encoding peptidyl-prolyl cis-trans isomerase, translating to MLDVIRSATNSWIFRVFLAILLLCFILLWGIPQLHTKSERDLITSGNSIVTIDDYRLALADQSVRLAQAAHLGRMFTPNEMQQYQIPAFVFNQLQQNVLLDEQTRKMKINLSKDTIAHTIGSDKMFQINGTFDKNLFYNYLQHLRISESAFLNYYTKQEKRNQLIAALLSNMKAPNLFYKALALYQGEMRSADYLIIDLKEKQTIADPDHETLQKWFETHQSEFRTPEYRTVSLLSMELNNFVKPKDISTDEAKAYYTQNASRFVTPEKRTFEELRFPTREEADKAAKKIADGLSFDELVKTEKKTLNDIKKGPLTENELPNHLASEIFGLPQGQISPVINDLQGPVLVRVTHIEPSSSLPFESVEENIRQTLAKNRAADEIRSNYVSIENARFEGASFKELADQYKLTLRTITLDKTGKTLEGTVLTDLPQKDTLLNAIYQSNEGVDLDPLSFQNGEYLWYKVDKIIPARNKTLEEAKIDVLSQWKNEEIQRLLDEKAQNALKQLMEGKSLVALARTLGVTKQTTPLLRRQDPSEVLGVEGIKTLFSGPQGHYGIIKGPVATNRIVYQIKSVTMPKDITPHTLSPEVRANIDMMIREDLKLEILQIANQEHPSEINSKNYNQIFNTLQ from the coding sequence ATGCTTGACGTCATAAGAAGTGCTACAAATTCTTGGATTTTCAGAGTTTTCCTTGCTATTTTACTCTTATGCTTCATTCTTTTATGGGGGATACCACAGTTACACACAAAAAGCGAAAGAGATCTTATTACTTCTGGAAATTCCATCGTAACGATCGATGATTATCGTCTCGCACTTGCCGATCAAAGCGTACGTTTAGCACAGGCTGCTCATCTTGGACGGATGTTTACACCAAATGAAATGCAGCAATATCAAATTCCCGCTTTTGTGTTTAATCAATTACAACAAAATGTACTTCTGGATGAACAAACCCGTAAAATGAAAATAAATCTTTCAAAAGATACCATCGCTCATACGATTGGTTCTGATAAGATGTTCCAAATAAATGGTACATTTGATAAAAATTTATTTTATAACTATCTTCAGCATTTACGGATCAGTGAAAGTGCTTTTCTTAATTATTATACCAAACAAGAAAAGCGTAACCAACTTATTGCAGCTTTACTCTCTAATATGAAAGCACCCAATCTCTTTTATAAAGCACTTGCTCTTTATCAAGGAGAAATGCGGAGTGCTGATTATCTCATTATTGATCTAAAAGAAAAGCAAACAATTGCTGACCCTGATCACGAAACACTACAAAAATGGTTTGAAACACATCAAAGTGAATTTCGCACTCCAGAATACCGTACTGTCTCTTTGCTATCTATGGAACTTAATAATTTCGTAAAACCTAAAGATATCTCAACAGATGAGGCTAAAGCCTACTATACCCAAAATGCTTCACGTTTTGTAACGCCTGAAAAGCGCACATTCGAAGAACTACGATTCCCCACACGCGAAGAAGCCGATAAGGCAGCAAAAAAAATAGCCGATGGATTGAGTTTTGATGAACTGGTAAAAACTGAAAAAAAGACTCTTAATGATATAAAAAAAGGGCCTCTTACAGAAAATGAACTTCCTAATCATCTTGCATCTGAAATTTTTGGACTCCCACAAGGACAAATCAGTCCTGTAATAAATGATTTACAGGGACCTGTTCTCGTTCGCGTCACACATATTGAACCTTCAAGCTCTCTTCCTTTTGAAAGTGTAGAAGAAAATATTCGTCAAACACTTGCTAAAAATCGTGCTGCTGATGAGATCCGGAGCAATTATGTATCCATTGAAAATGCTCGTTTTGAAGGCGCTTCTTTTAAAGAGCTTGCAGACCAGTACAAATTAACTCTGCGCACAATTACCCTTGATAAAACAGGCAAAACGCTTGAAGGTACAGTCCTCACGGATTTGCCTCAAAAAGATACTTTACTAAATGCTATCTATCAATCAAATGAAGGCGTCGATCTTGATCCTCTCTCTTTTCAAAATGGTGAATATCTCTGGTATAAAGTCGATAAAATTATTCCAGCCCGCAATAAAACACTAGAAGAAGCTAAGATAGATGTTCTTTCTCAATGGAAAAATGAGGAGATCCAACGCCTTCTCGATGAAAAAGCCCAAAATGCTCTCAAACAGCTTATGGAAGGGAAAAGTCTGGTTGCCCTTGCTCGAACACTTGGTGTTACAAAACAAACAACGCCCCTTCTCCGGCGTCAAGATCCCTCTGAAGTTCTTGGTGTTGAAGGGATTAAAACGTTATTTTCTGGTCCCCAAGGTCATTATGGCATCATAAAAGGTCCGGTTGCAACAAACCGTATCGTTTATCAAATAAAATCTGTAACGATGCCTAAAGATATCACGCCTCATACTCTTTCACCTGAGGTTCGGGCTAATATAGATATGATGATAAGAGAAGATCTTAAGCTAGAAATCCTACAAATTGCCAATCAAGAACATCCTTCGGAAATTAATAGCAAAAATTATAATCAGATCTTTAATACTCTCCAATAA
- the tpiA gene encoding triose-phosphate isomerase, giving the protein MSRNIRPFLAGNWKMNGTRESLGELRAIATGASSDLNHLFEALICLPATLLSRASDMLDGANLLLGGQNCHFDDHGPYTGDISAFMLKEAGASHVILGHSERRTVYQENDAIVCAKVQAAWRAGLVALVCIGETLEERDNNKVLDVLSQQLEGSLPDDATADNTIIAYEPVWAIGTGNTATSEDIAKVHHFIRDEMHSRFGDQGNKIRLLYGGSVKTSNAFELLSIPHVNGALIGGASLKAIDFLTICDVCRKL; this is encoded by the coding sequence ATGTCTCGAAATATTCGGCCTTTTCTTGCTGGAAATTGGAAAATGAATGGAACGAGAGAATCGCTTGGAGAGTTACGTGCTATTGCTACAGGTGCTAGCTCTGATCTCAATCATCTATTTGAAGCGCTCATTTGTCTTCCAGCAACGCTTTTATCGCGTGCTTCTGATATGCTGGATGGTGCAAATCTCCTTTTAGGAGGACAAAATTGTCACTTTGATGATCATGGTCCCTATACGGGAGATATTTCAGCTTTTATGCTTAAAGAAGCCGGAGCAAGTCACGTTATTCTTGGGCATTCAGAGCGTCGTACAGTGTATCAGGAAAATGATGCAATTGTCTGTGCCAAAGTGCAAGCAGCATGGCGCGCAGGTCTTGTGGCGCTTGTGTGTATTGGGGAAACATTAGAGGAGCGTGATAATAATAAAGTGTTGGATGTTCTTTCTCAGCAGCTTGAAGGGTCTTTACCAGATGATGCAACAGCAGACAATACTATTATTGCTTATGAACCTGTTTGGGCGATAGGTACTGGCAATACGGCAACTTCAGAAGATATTGCAAAAGTGCATCATTTTATTCGTGATGAGATGCACTCTCGTTTTGGTGATCAAGGCAATAAGATACGTTTGCTTTATGGTGGATCCGTGAAGACATCCAATGCTTTTGAGCTTTTAAGTATTCCTCATGTTAATGGGGCTTTGATCGGCGGAGCTAGCTTAAAAGCCATTGATTTTTTAACGATTTGCGATGTTTGTCGTAAATTATAA
- the secG gene encoding preprotein translocase subunit SecG — protein sequence MQTVLIVIHLLIVITLVGVILIQPSEGGGLGVSNSSGLMKTRGSRNPLTRLTAILACCFFVVSIGLTVVGSISNSSSDILKRIPVNSEQNSTNKNSESVPSSDDKSSPSILEQLGGPSDSPQEQKSLKNPEAETPVPPVLENTVPDHNTK from the coding sequence ATGCAAACAGTACTTATTGTTATTCATTTATTGATTGTGATTACTTTGGTTGGGGTGATCTTAATCCAACCTTCAGAAGGCGGTGGGCTCGGTGTGAGTAATAGCTCAGGGCTGATGAAAACCCGTGGATCTCGAAATCCTTTAACACGGTTGACAGCTATCTTAGCCTGTTGCTTTTTTGTTGTGTCTATTGGACTTACTGTTGTGGGAAGTATATCAAATTCGAGCTCTGATATTTTAAAGCGTATACCGGTTAATTCAGAGCAGAATTCTACCAATAAAAACTCAGAATCAGTTCCATCATCAGATGACAAGTCTTCCCCTTCTATTCTTGAACAGCTAGGAGGTCCTTCCGATTCTCCGCAGGAACAAAAATCGCTTAAAAATCCTGAAGCGGAAACCCCAGTTCCGCCGGTTCTTGAAAACACAGTTCCGGATCATAATACAAAATAG